CATATGCTGTGTGTAAGGAGAAGAGAAGCTGGTCAAACGAGATGTTGAAGCAGTTATCCGAAGTAACGAAGATCATCTCCGCACATTTTGCCAAGAATCAGGTGATGAATCATGTCTATCAGGGAGCGATCACACGAATGGAGCATGATATGCTGACAGGTTTGATCTCATTTGGAAGATTTCATGAGGAAGTGGAACGTATCATTCTTGCAAATAAGACAAGTGATTACATGATGATATATACGGATTTTGAAAATTTCAAATATTTTAATTATAAGTATGGATATACTCTAGGAGATCAGGTATTAAAGGATTTTTGCAGTTTCATTATTGGAAAAACAGAAGAAAAACATAATCTGTACTTTACAAGAGTTGTATCGGATCAGTTTTTAATGTTTCGTACAGCTAGCCATGAGAAGGATGAATATCAAGCGATCATTGAAGAAACAGAAAAGATCAATGAAGAATTTATGCTGCGGCAGGAGGAGAAGTTCCCAAAATCCAACGTGGTATTGAGAACAGGAATCTATTATGTGACACCAGAATGCAGGAGCACTTCCTATGCGATCGATGCGGCAAACTATGTGAGACAGAAAGTGAAAGGTGGAGAAAAAGGCAGCGTAAGATTTTATGACGATGAGATGCAGAAACAACGTGAGTTGGAAAATGAGATCGTCAATGATATGAAGGAAGCGATGGAACAAAAACAGTTCAAAGTATATTTTCAGCCCCAATATTCCATAAAAAGTCATGAGATCATAGGTGCGGAAGCATTGGTGCGCTGGGAGAGAGATAACGGAACCGTTTTAAGTCCCAATGCATTTATTCCAGTTTATGAAAATAATGGAAAGATCATAGAACTTGACTTCTATGTCTTTGAGACAGTTGTAGAATTCATTGCAGAGAATCTAAAAGCAGGAAGAGAACAGGTGCCGATATCGATCAATGCATCTAGTCTCCATGCATCTGATCCGCAGACGATCAACACTTATATAAATATTTTGAAGAAATATAGTGTTGATCCAACAATGGTTGAGATTGAACTTACTGAGACAGCAGTTGTGTTTGAATATGAAAGTGTTAGAAAATTATTTGACTCTTTTCAGTTACATGGGATTAAGACAGCGATGGATGATTTTGGAAGCGGATATTCTGTCCTGAATACGATCGTTGATATCCCAGTTGATGTGATCAAGATCGATCGAGGATTTATTACCAGCTGCTTAGAAACAGACCGTGGAATCTATTTCCTGAAACATTTGATCGATATGATTCGGAATCTAGGATATCAGATAATCTGTGAAGGTGTAGAAACAGATGAGCAGATTGAAATATTAAGACAGATCGGCTGCGATGAGATTCAGGGATATTGGTATTCGAAGCCATTGAAGATGGAAGACTACAAAGAACTTCTCCAGACGGAAAAAATTTCCAAGGGGGGGGGGCAAAACACCCAAACAGGAAAAAAATCCTAAGATATACTTTAGGCAATGAAAATTTGAAAGAGAGGAAAATACAATGAGTGGCAGAAAGAGCCAAGAATTAGAAGGAATTACGTTATTAGGAAACCAGAAAACAAAATACCCAGATGATTATGCACCGGAGGTGTTAGAAACATTTGAGAATAAACATCCAGAGAATGATTATTTTGTCAAATTTAATGCACCAGAATTCACAAGTCTATGTCCGATCACAGGACAGCCGGATTTTGCAACGATCTACATTTCTTATGTGCCAGGAGAGCGCATGGTAGAAAGTAAATCATTAAAATTGTATTTATACAGCTTCCGAAATCATGGAGATTTTCACGAAGACTGCATGAATATCATTATGAAAGATCTGATCAAACTGATGGATCCAAAATACATTGAAGTATGGGGTAAATTCACTCCAAGAGGAGGAATCTCCATTGATCCATACTGCAACTACGGAAGACCAGGAACAAAATGGGAAGATGTTGCATGGAACAGACTTTCAAACCATGATCTTTATCCAGAGAAGGTGGATAATAGATAAGTGATCACATACGAAAAGGAGGAAAAAGTATGGGAAAGAATTTGAAAAAAGTAATATTTAGTGTTTTACTGCTGGCAGCAGTGATCGTTGTATCGCCTAAGGATGCAAAGGCAGCAGGAAAGGTATGGATGGCTGGATTTAATGATAACAGCATTACGATTCAGTGGACTCCACAGAGTTTGAATGGATATAGAGTGGATGGCTATTATCTTGAGAAAATTGGAACGCAGGAAATGATCTGGCAGGGTTCTGCAGATACAACGCAGGTAACAGTTCAGGAAAAAAAAGGATATTCAGGATATATAAGACTGGGATACAGACTTACACATCTTTCCACAGGAAAAAAATATAACTGGTCAGTTGACAGTGTTTATGTTAACACAACACCTGCTGATGTAGCGAAGAATAATTTTGGGATCACAGCAGCATACGCTAATATTAAGAAAGTAGCATTTGCAGTTAATAAACCTGAGACGGCAACAGGAGTACAGCTGGAAGTATATAATGCAAAGAATAAAAGAGTACTATCTAAGACATCAACATCTATGGGTTATGAGTCTATGAATGTGTCAAAAGATATGGCGTATAAATATCGTGCAAGATACTACTATACAAACAGAAGTAATAATCAGACATACTATGGAAGATGGAGTAACTATCGCTATTTTGCAATGCCATCTATTTCAGGAAAGACAACAAACAAGAAAAAAGGGATCAAAGTAGTTCTGAAAAAGGGAAC
The sequence above is drawn from the Anaerostipes hadrus ATCC 29173 = JCM 17467 genome and encodes:
- a CDS encoding EAL domain-containing protein, whose amino-acid sequence is METLQVNRKKIEKLSTVLNNSRIKIFEYLVDEDTLVVYNNKFHIEKTIAGYMDYIDNKSKIHPEDREKIKQIYKEAKEATVEIREFGEDGDIKHSVLEFTKIVNEDGKLTLIGSTRDITEQRKQEKKLKERARKDSLTGLYNQVYGKKCINKYLNRKKPFDSCGMIVLDVDCFKLVNDNYGHLFGDKVLARLAMLLKEVFRDNDSILMRAGGDEFVIFVKDILNVELVRKNVELMQKIRDLQFGKTGYTITCSAGCCYLPENVSGYTYDQLFENADIALYKAKERGKNCYVYCDSLQHFSSMIAEQEKQEEMLEARYFQNDIVATAFEIFEKTNNFEVAIYLLLKVIGVRLELDRITIVQTDIKDREIYSDYQWNREGIPKVLETVRHFDKEDFLTVFNDFDENGVLVLQHDHMQRYSESATKILIQGEAKTIVCVAMYCEGRYTGAITYAVCKEKRSWSNEMLKQLSEVTKIISAHFAKNQVMNHVYQGAITRMEHDMLTGLISFGRFHEEVERIILANKTSDYMMIYTDFENFKYFNYKYGYTLGDQVLKDFCSFIIGKTEEKHNLYFTRVVSDQFLMFRTASHEKDEYQAIIEETEKINEEFMLRQEEKFPKSNVVLRTGIYYVTPECRSTSYAIDAANYVRQKVKGGEKGSVRFYDDEMQKQRELENEIVNDMKEAMEQKQFKVYFQPQYSIKSHEIIGAEALVRWERDNGTVLSPNAFIPVYENNGKIIELDFYVFETVVEFIAENLKAGREQVPISINASSLHASDPQTINTYINILKKYSVDPTMVEIELTETAVVFEYESVRKLFDSFQLHGIKTAMDDFGSGYSVLNTIVDIPVDVIKIDRGFITSCLETDRGIYFLKHLIDMIRNLGYQIICEGVETDEQIEILRQIGCDEIQGYWYSKPLKMEDYKELLQTEKISKGGGQNTQTGKKS
- the queF gene encoding preQ(1) synthase — translated: MSGRKSQELEGITLLGNQKTKYPDDYAPEVLETFENKHPENDYFVKFNAPEFTSLCPITGQPDFATIYISYVPGERMVESKSLKLYLYSFRNHGDFHEDCMNIIMKDLIKLMDPKYIEVWGKFTPRGGISIDPYCNYGRPGTKWEDVAWNRLSNHDLYPEKVDNR
- a CDS encoding fibronectin type III domain-containing protein, translating into MGKNLKKVIFSVLLLAAVIVVSPKDAKAAGKVWMAGFNDNSITIQWTPQSLNGYRVDGYYLEKIGTQEMIWQGSADTTQVTVQEKKGYSGYIRLGYRLTHLSTGKKYNWSVDSVYVNTTPADVAKNNFGITAAYANIKKVAFAVNKPETATGVQLEVYNAKNKRVLSKTSTSMGYESMNVSKDMAYKYRARYYYTNRSNNQTYYGRWSNYRYFAMPSISGKTTNKKKGIKVVLKKGTGIKQYTVSVSKNSKSGFKKVKTVKVSKKKSYSFQITKNGKKKFKKGTYYVQVTPKVKFGNKTYSSDVSTVASAYVYK